One region of Aurantimonas sp. HBX-1 genomic DNA includes:
- a CDS encoding phage head closure protein, translating into MTPLFLDPSLLRKRLSLQEAVATPDGAGGASETWVELREISAHVEPVAARDRERFDSREATITHRVICRAAPEVARGRSFRLGERRLLIRSVHDPDETGRYLVCRCEEAA; encoded by the coding sequence ATGACGCCGCTGTTTCTCGATCCGTCGCTCCTGAGGAAGCGCCTGTCGCTGCAGGAGGCGGTGGCGACGCCAGACGGCGCCGGCGGCGCGTCGGAAACATGGGTCGAACTGCGGGAGATCTCGGCGCATGTCGAGCCGGTGGCGGCACGGGACCGCGAGCGCTTCGACAGCCGCGAGGCGACGATCACCCACCGGGTGATCTGCCGGGCGGCGCCGGAGGTGGCGCGGGGGCGGTCGTTCCGGCTCGGCGAGCGGCGGCTGCTGATCCGGTCGGTGCACGACCCGGACGAGACGGGCCGGTACCTGGTCTGCCGCTGCGAGGAGGCGGCCTAA
- a CDS encoding GNAT family N-acetyltransferase yields MGDFKALGLFAPEPLTDSHDFSDFRCGRPSLDAWLSDRALANQSANYTKTFVVRDPEMRVRAYYALCAGMILRKDVPRSQRSHGSPNEIPIALLARLAVHEDLHGKGIGKALLTNALRNAASASQAVAFRAVVVDALDADAARFYEQLGFQPTPISPLKLILPMQDILASMGV; encoded by the coding sequence GTGGGCGACTTCAAAGCCCTAGGGCTCTTCGCCCCGGAGCCGCTGACCGACAGCCACGACTTCTCGGACTTCAGGTGCGGCAGGCCGAGCCTGGATGCGTGGCTGTCGGACAGGGCGCTGGCCAACCAGAGCGCGAACTACACGAAGACCTTCGTCGTGCGCGACCCGGAGATGCGGGTGCGGGCCTATTATGCGCTGTGCGCCGGGATGATCCTGCGCAAGGACGTGCCGCGCTCGCAACGATCCCACGGGTCGCCGAACGAAATACCGATCGCGCTCCTGGCGCGACTGGCAGTGCACGAGGACCTGCACGGCAAGGGTATCGGAAAGGCGCTTCTGACAAATGCGCTTCGAAACGCGGCTTCTGCGTCGCAAGCGGTGGCTTTCCGTGCCGTCGTGGTGGATGCGCTCGATGCCGACGCCGCACGTTTCTATGAGCAACTGGGATTTCAGCCGACCCCGATCAGCCCGCTGAAGCTGATCCTGCCGATGCAGGACATCCTCGCCTCCATGGGGGTGTGA
- a CDS encoding DUF3168 domain-containing protein: MAHPSAELQSVIFQTLTSDPGLTALLGGPKVFDRRPEQAKFPYLTLGRTAVVDWSTGTEDGAEHILTLHVWAKGGGKQETYEIMDKVVERLSNTPMALPGHHLINLQLQFAEARREPESTAYHGILRFRAVTEPVA; encoded by the coding sequence ATGGCGCATCCGAGCGCAGAACTGCAGAGCGTGATCTTCCAGACCCTGACCTCCGATCCGGGCCTGACGGCGCTGCTCGGGGGTCCGAAGGTCTTCGACCGCCGGCCGGAGCAGGCGAAGTTTCCGTATCTGACCCTCGGCCGGACCGCGGTGGTCGACTGGTCGACCGGCACCGAGGACGGGGCGGAACACATACTGACGCTGCATGTCTGGGCGAAGGGCGGCGGCAAGCAGGAAACCTACGAGATCATGGACAAGGTGGTCGAGCGCCTGAGCAACACGCCGATGGCGCTGCCGGGCCATCACCTGATCAACCTGCAGCTGCAATTCGCCGAGGCGCGGCGCGAGCCGGAATCCACCGCCTATCACGGCATATTGCGGTTCCGGGCGGTGACCGAACCGGTCGCCTGA
- a CDS encoding phage major tail protein, TP901-1 family translates to MVAQKGKDLLLKVDEAGNGGFVTLAGLRTRRIAFNAETVDITDAESAGRWRELLGGAGVQRASLSGAGIFKDAASDAALRQIFFASRVVPFQAVIPDFGTITGPFQVTALEYGGEHNGEVSFEATLESAGALVFAAL, encoded by the coding sequence ATGGTGGCCCAGAAAGGCAAGGACCTGCTCCTGAAGGTGGACGAGGCCGGCAATGGCGGCTTCGTCACCTTGGCGGGGCTCAGGACGCGGCGGATCGCCTTCAATGCCGAGACGGTCGACATCACCGATGCCGAGAGCGCTGGGCGCTGGCGCGAGCTCCTGGGCGGGGCCGGGGTGCAGCGCGCCTCGCTGTCGGGCGCCGGCATCTTCAAGGACGCGGCCTCGGACGCGGCGCTGCGGCAGATCTTCTTTGCCTCGCGGGTCGTGCCGTTCCAGGCGGTGATCCCGGATTTCGGCACTATTACCGGGCCGTTCCAGGTGACGGCGCTGGAATATGGCGGCGAGCACAATGGCGAGGTGAGCTTCGAGGCGACGCTGGAATCGGCCGGCGCGCTCGTCTTCGCGGCGCTCTGA
- a CDS encoding YcgN family cysteine cluster protein — protein MGESSNTPFWRDKPLEAMSPTEWESLCDGCGRCCLNKLEDWDTGEIAWTNLACQLLDGQSCRCSDYENRHATVPDCVQLDPAMVRELAWLPQTCAYRLVAEGRDLYWWHHLVSGDPDTVHQAGISAQGRTVSELGKELEEYEDHIVEWPGEDPLEDAA, from the coding sequence ATGGGTGAATCCAGCAACACGCCGTTCTGGCGCGACAAACCGCTCGAGGCGATGAGCCCGACCGAGTGGGAATCGCTCTGCGACGGCTGCGGGCGCTGCTGCCTGAACAAGCTCGAGGACTGGGACACCGGCGAGATCGCCTGGACCAATCTCGCCTGCCAGCTGCTCGACGGGCAGAGCTGCCGCTGCAGCGACTACGAGAACCGCCATGCCACCGTACCGGACTGCGTGCAGCTCGACCCGGCGATGGTGCGCGAGCTCGCCTGGCTGCCGCAGACCTGCGCCTACCGGCTCGTCGCGGAGGGCCGCGACCTCTACTGGTGGCACCACCTCGTCTCCGGCGATCCCGACACGGTGCACCAGGCCGGCATCTCGGCGCAGGGCCGCACGGTCAGCGAGCTCGGCAAAGAGCTGGAGGAATACGAGGACCACATCGTCGAATGGCCGGGGGAGGATCCGCTGGAGGACGCGGCGTAG
- a CDS encoding rcc01693 family protein encodes MSAAPAEQAGGAAFPWDAAMAAGLGHLRLAPRDFWAMTPRELAAALRPVGGPILQPLRRAELAALIRQFPDP; translated from the coding sequence TTGAGCGCCGCGCCGGCGGAGCAGGCCGGCGGCGCGGCATTTCCCTGGGACGCGGCGATGGCGGCGGGGCTCGGCCATCTGCGGCTTGCCCCACGCGACTTCTGGGCGATGACGCCGCGCGAACTCGCCGCGGCGCTCAGGCCCGTCGGCGGCCCGATCCTGCAGCCGCTGCGGCGGGCCGAGCTGGCCGCGCTGATCCGGCAGTTTCCCGACCCCTGA
- a CDS encoding phage portal protein, whose amino-acid sequence MRWKTTIAGWFGGGSDDGRPGGPGERKGAAVAGGALVFSGAGEDGAWREKGYAALARSGFMQNPVVYRSVRLIAESAAAIPTVLYDGTEEVAGHPIIELLRRPNGSSDGAALIEALCGHLLLSGNAYLEAVGIDGRVQALHALRPDRIRIVEGRDGWPEAYEYRAGAALRRIAAETGSERPPHLLHLRLFHPLADLTGYAPLAAAQAALELHNAASRWNKSLLDNSARPSGALVYQPADGGNLSPEQFERLKAELDSGYSGPARAGRPMLLEGGLDWKAMALSPKDMDFVEARNGAARDIALAFGVPPMLLGIPGDLTYANYAEANRAFFRLTVLPLATRLTGAIGDWLGGHFDAPSLRLSVDLDKVEGLSAEREARWDRVASADFLSRAEKREAVGYGAEG is encoded by the coding sequence ATGCGCTGGAAGACGACGATCGCCGGGTGGTTCGGCGGCGGGAGCGATGATGGGCGGCCGGGCGGGCCCGGCGAGCGCAAGGGGGCGGCGGTGGCGGGCGGTGCGCTGGTGTTTTCCGGCGCCGGCGAGGACGGAGCCTGGCGCGAGAAGGGCTATGCGGCGCTGGCGCGGTCGGGCTTCATGCAGAACCCGGTGGTGTATCGATCGGTGCGGCTGATCGCCGAGAGCGCCGCGGCGATCCCGACAGTGCTCTATGACGGCACCGAGGAGGTGGCGGGCCATCCGATCATCGAACTGCTGCGCCGGCCGAACGGGTCGAGCGACGGCGCGGCGCTGATCGAGGCGCTGTGCGGGCATCTGCTGCTGTCGGGCAACGCGTATCTGGAGGCGGTCGGCATCGACGGCCGGGTGCAGGCGCTGCATGCGCTGCGGCCCGATCGCATCCGCATCGTCGAGGGACGCGACGGCTGGCCGGAGGCCTATGAATACCGGGCGGGCGCGGCGCTACGGCGGATCGCGGCGGAGACGGGGAGCGAGCGGCCGCCGCACCTGCTGCATCTGCGGCTGTTCCATCCGCTGGCGGACCTCACCGGCTATGCGCCGCTGGCGGCGGCGCAGGCGGCGCTGGAACTGCACAATGCGGCGTCGCGCTGGAACAAGTCGCTGCTCGACAATTCCGCCCGGCCGTCCGGCGCGCTGGTCTACCAGCCGGCCGATGGCGGCAACCTGTCGCCGGAGCAGTTCGAGCGGCTGAAGGCCGAGCTCGACAGCGGCTATTCGGGACCGGCGCGGGCCGGACGGCCGATGCTGCTGGAAGGCGGGCTCGACTGGAAGGCGATGGCGCTGTCGCCGAAGGACATGGATTTCGTCGAGGCACGCAACGGCGCGGCGCGCGACATCGCGCTCGCCTTCGGCGTGCCGCCGATGCTGCTCGGGATCCCCGGCGACCTCACCTATGCGAACTATGCCGAGGCGAACCGGGCGTTCTTCCGCCTCACCGTGCTGCCGCTGGCGACGCGGTTGACCGGGGCGATCGGCGACTGGCTGGGCGGGCACTTCGACGCGCCGAGCCTGCGGCTGTCGGTCGATCTCGACAAGGTGGAGGGGCTGAGCGCCGAGCGCGAGGCGCGCTGGGACCGGGTGGCGTCGGCCGACTTCCTGTCGCGGGCCGAGAAGCGCGAGGCCGTCGGCTACGGCGCCGAGGGCTGA
- a CDS encoding transglycosylase domain-containing protein, whose product MQEPSESARKRRQPSGLIEIDAWIDSSLWRFFHAFAAWWEGVTIFSRKFRARGFNRIVVELACEGLTLGLVGFVLLLALAQPAMKVTANGLPQNVDYAVLFLDRHGNEIGRRGVLRSDAVPIDELPDQFIKALLATEDRRFFDHFGIDFLGLLRAMTENARAGGVVQGGSTLTQQLAKNVFLTNERTIDRKIKEAFLALWLEANLSKREILAMYLDRAYMGGGTFGAAAAAEFYFDKDIRDVSLAESAMLAGLFKAPARYAPHINLPAARARANVVLTNMVQANFMTEGQVVAARRQPAVAVDRSAIQSPDYFLDFAFDEVQRIANEAGLPERTFVARTTLDMGLQKLADESVEYHLLQFGKNYKVDEGAMVVMGEDGGVRAMVGGRDYGVSQFNRATRAQRQPGSSFKVYVYATAMQQGMKPTDTIVDSPITIGNWSPQNYGRSFSGTVTLANALARSLNIPAVKLGQKVGLENVTNLAHEMGIASPLRSDKTMPLGTSEVTVLDQTTAYGVFANGGMDAHRHAIIQLTDASGKVLWDARRDMAPRHRVLTEDAAKSMNEMLVGVTERGTARRAQLSMTRVGGKTGTTQSYRDAWFVGYTGNYIAAVWFGNDNYRPTNNMTGGTLPAMTWQRFMETAHQNIDLKPIPFLEDPFPEAKPDAVVAEGAEPPPRLDTLTGAAQDVLAGIASALDELPPLEPEKLASARATGDDTRP is encoded by the coding sequence TTGCAGGAACCGTCTGAATCCGCCCGGAAACGCCGGCAGCCGTCGGGGCTGATCGAAATCGACGCCTGGATCGATTCGAGCCTGTGGCGATTCTTCCATGCCTTCGCCGCCTGGTGGGAAGGCGTCACCATCTTCTCGCGCAAGTTCCGCGCCCGCGGCTTCAACCGCATCGTGGTGGAACTCGCCTGCGAGGGGCTGACGCTCGGCCTCGTCGGCTTCGTCCTCCTGCTCGCTTTGGCGCAGCCGGCGATGAAGGTGACGGCCAACGGCCTGCCGCAGAATGTCGACTACGCGGTGCTGTTCCTCGACCGCCACGGCAACGAGATCGGCCGCCGCGGCGTGCTGCGCTCGGACGCGGTGCCGATCGACGAGCTGCCGGACCAGTTCATCAAGGCGCTGCTCGCCACCGAGGATCGCCGCTTCTTCGACCATTTCGGCATCGATTTCCTCGGCCTCCTGCGCGCCATGACCGAGAACGCCCGGGCCGGCGGCGTCGTCCAGGGCGGCTCGACGCTCACCCAGCAGCTCGCCAAGAACGTCTTCCTGACCAACGAGCGCACGATCGACCGCAAGATCAAGGAAGCCTTCCTCGCCCTCTGGCTGGAGGCCAATCTCAGCAAGCGCGAGATCCTCGCGATGTATCTCGACCGCGCCTACATGGGCGGCGGCACGTTCGGCGCGGCGGCGGCGGCGGAGTTCTATTTCGACAAGGACATCCGCGACGTCTCGCTGGCCGAGTCGGCGATGCTCGCCGGCCTGTTCAAGGCCCCGGCCCGCTACGCCCCGCACATCAACCTTCCGGCGGCCCGCGCCCGCGCCAACGTCGTCCTGACGAACATGGTGCAGGCGAACTTCATGACCGAGGGCCAGGTGGTCGCGGCGCGGCGCCAGCCCGCCGTCGCGGTCGACCGCTCCGCCATCCAGTCGCCGGACTACTTCCTCGACTTCGCCTTCGACGAGGTGCAGCGCATCGCCAACGAGGCCGGCCTGCCGGAGCGCACCTTCGTCGCGCGCACCACGCTCGACATGGGGCTGCAGAAGCTCGCCGATGAATCGGTCGAGTACCACCTCCTGCAGTTCGGCAAGAACTACAAGGTCGACGAAGGCGCCATGGTGGTCATGGGCGAGGATGGCGGCGTCAGGGCGATGGTCGGCGGCCGCGACTACGGCGTCTCGCAGTTCAACCGCGCCACCAGGGCGCAGCGCCAGCCGGGCTCGTCCTTCAAGGTCTATGTCTACGCCACGGCGATGCAGCAGGGCATGAAGCCCACCGACACGATCGTCGACAGTCCGATCACCATCGGCAACTGGTCGCCGCAGAACTACGGCCGCTCGTTCTCCGGCACGGTGACCCTCGCCAATGCGCTGGCCCGCTCGCTGAACATCCCGGCGGTCAAGCTCGGCCAGAAGGTGGGCCTGGAAAACGTCACCAACCTCGCCCACGAGATGGGCATCGCCTCGCCGCTGCGCAGCGACAAGACGATGCCGCTCGGCACCAGCGAGGTCACCGTGCTCGACCAGACGACCGCCTACGGCGTGTTCGCCAATGGCGGCATGGACGCCCATCGCCATGCGATCATCCAGCTGACCGACGCCTCCGGCAAGGTGCTGTGGGACGCACGGCGCGACATGGCGCCCCGCCACCGCGTGCTCACCGAGGACGCGGCGAAGTCGATGAACGAGATGCTGGTCGGCGTGACCGAGCGGGGCACGGCACGGCGCGCGCAGCTGTCGATGACCCGCGTCGGCGGCAAGACCGGCACGACGCAGAGCTATCGCGATGCCTGGTTCGTCGGTTACACCGGCAACTATATCGCCGCGGTCTGGTTCGGGAACGACAATTACCGCCCGACCAACAACATGACCGGCGGCACGCTTCCGGCGATGACCTGGCAGCGTTTCATGGAAACGGCGCACCAGAACATCGACCTGAAGCCGATCCCCTTCCTTGAGGATCCGTTCCCCGAAGCCAAGCCCGACGCGGTCGTGGCGGAGGGCGCCGAGCCGCCACCGCGCCTCGATACGCTGACCGGCGCGGCGCAGGACGTGCTCGCCGGCATCGCCAGCGCGCTCGACGAATTGCCGCCGCTGGAACCCGAAAAGCTTGCCTCCGCCCGCGCGACAGGCGACGACACGCGGCCATAG
- a CDS encoding DUF6107 family protein has protein sequence MSAEPATALALWLSKLVGAIAGSAISVAYLLPRGRREAATRFLTGIVTGLVFGPPVGLILAERMRLDDSLSAVELALIGSAVASLCAWWGLGVLQRFAESLFRARPGSGGGEK, from the coding sequence ATGAGCGCCGAGCCGGCGACGGCGCTGGCGCTGTGGCTGTCGAAGCTGGTCGGGGCGATCGCCGGATCGGCGATCTCGGTGGCGTATCTCCTGCCGCGCGGGCGGCGCGAGGCGGCGACGCGGTTCCTGACCGGCATCGTTACGGGCCTCGTCTTCGGCCCGCCGGTCGGGCTGATCCTCGCCGAGCGGATGCGGCTCGACGACAGCCTGAGCGCGGTCGAGCTGGCGCTGATCGGCTCGGCCGTCGCGAGCCTCTGCGCCTGGTGGGGGCTGGGGGTGCTGCAGCGCTTCGCCGAGAGCCTGTTCCGCGCCCGGCCGGGCTCCGGCGGAGGCGAGAAATGA
- a CDS encoding gene transfer agent family protein yields the protein MAANRRRGEVSAIIDGSERTLCLTLGALAELEDSFAADNLADLAERFGAGRLSARDLIRILSAGLRGAGDSASEAEVAAMHIEDGAAGAARLAAELLTAAFGVPEPGTETGANP from the coding sequence ATGGCGGCGAACCGGCGGCGCGGCGAGGTATCCGCGATCATCGATGGAAGCGAGCGGACGCTCTGCCTGACGCTCGGGGCGCTCGCGGAGCTGGAGGACAGTTTCGCCGCCGACAATCTCGCGGACCTCGCCGAACGCTTCGGCGCCGGAAGGCTGTCGGCGCGCGACCTGATCCGCATCCTCAGCGCCGGGCTGCGGGGCGCCGGCGATAGCGCGAGCGAGGCCGAGGTGGCGGCGATGCACATCGAGGACGGCGCGGCGGGCGCCGCGCGGCTCGCGGCGGAACTGCTGACGGCCGCCTTCGGGGTGCCGGAGCCGGGCACGGAGACCGGCGCAAACCCTTGA
- a CDS encoding DUF1778 domain-containing protein translates to MTAVKKASNINVRIASDELALIRRAADASGKSLSSFVIEAATASAEKELMDQRFLHLDAALFDSVAETLAQPARVHPELAALLRDDSRWATSKP, encoded by the coding sequence ATGACAGCGGTGAAGAAGGCCAGCAACATCAATGTCCGCATCGCCAGCGACGAGCTGGCGCTGATCAGGCGGGCGGCGGACGCTTCCGGCAAGAGCCTGTCGAGCTTCGTCATCGAAGCCGCCACGGCGAGCGCCGAGAAGGAACTGATGGACCAGCGGTTCCTGCATCTCGACGCCGCGCTTTTCGATTCCGTGGCGGAGACGCTGGCGCAGCCGGCCAGGGTGCATCCGGAACTGGCGGCGCTGCTTCGGGATGACAGCCGGTGGGCGACTTCAAAGCCCTAG
- a CDS encoding head-tail connector protein codes for MTTTIDLGGGAEPVTLDEAKSWCRIERDDEDGLIGDLVRAARQGIEAMTGLVLARRVFRLALDDLPAHGWIETTRRPLAGIVAITAYGPAGEPVSFDADEAIVERALGLEAIRLSPAVRAAAVNGVEVEFEAGYGEGAVPENIRVALRMIVAASYELRAAVDPQLQPAAIPKQALALLAPYRRVTLG; via the coding sequence ATGACGACGACGATCGACCTCGGCGGCGGCGCCGAGCCGGTGACGCTCGACGAGGCCAAGAGCTGGTGCCGGATCGAGCGCGACGACGAGGACGGGCTGATCGGGGATCTGGTCCGCGCGGCGCGCCAGGGCATCGAGGCGATGACCGGGCTGGTGCTGGCGCGGCGGGTGTTCCGGCTGGCGCTGGACGATTTGCCGGCGCATGGCTGGATCGAGACGACGCGGCGGCCGCTGGCCGGGATCGTCGCGATCACTGCCTACGGTCCGGCGGGTGAGCCGGTGAGCTTTGATGCCGACGAGGCGATCGTCGAGCGGGCGCTGGGGCTGGAGGCGATAAGGCTGTCGCCGGCGGTGCGGGCCGCGGCAGTGAACGGCGTCGAGGTGGAGTTCGAGGCGGGCTATGGCGAAGGCGCGGTGCCGGAGAATATCCGCGTCGCGCTGCGGATGATCGTCGCGGCATCGTATGAGCTGCGCGCGGCGGTGGATCCGCAGCTGCAGCCGGCGGCGATCCCGAAGCAGGCGCTGGCGCTGCTCGCCCCCTACCGGCGGGTGACGCTCGGATGA
- a CDS encoding HK97 family phage prohead protease, with product MSARAAPVPEGEAAAAIRGYAALFGDTDTAGDLIEPGAFGASLRHRGTAGIRMLWQHDPARPIGVWTAIREDREGLYVEGRLALSTQAGREAAELVAAGALDGLSIGFRPRLARRGVGATRRRLVTIDLWEISLVTFPMHERARLIAPAFSRAATGSARPAFIAH from the coding sequence ATGAGCGCTCGCGCGGCGCCGGTGCCGGAAGGCGAGGCGGCGGCGGCAATCCGCGGCTATGCGGCGCTGTTTGGCGATACCGACACGGCCGGCGACCTGATCGAGCCGGGCGCCTTCGGCGCCTCGCTGCGCCACCGCGGCACGGCGGGCATCCGCATGCTCTGGCAGCACGATCCGGCGCGGCCGATCGGGGTGTGGACCGCGATCCGCGAGGACCGCGAGGGGCTCTATGTCGAGGGGCGGCTGGCGCTGTCGACCCAGGCGGGCCGCGAGGCGGCCGAGCTGGTCGCCGCCGGCGCGCTGGACGGGCTGTCGATCGGCTTCCGGCCGCGGCTGGCCCGCCGCGGCGTCGGCGCGACGCGCCGCCGGCTCGTCACCATCGATCTCTGGGAGATCTCGCTGGTGACCTTTCCGATGCACGAGCGGGCGCGGCTGATCGCACCTGCCTTCAGCCGTGCCGCCACGGGCAGCGCGCGGCCGGCCTTCATCGCCCACTGA
- a CDS encoding DNA-packaging protein, with the protein MLPWHTVGRPAQLPPGGEWRQWLLIGGRGSGKTRAGAEWVNALAAGTPPFASRPHGRIALIAETLGDAREVMVEGESGLMRAALGARPVLEVTRRRLVYANGAVAQIFSSEDPDALRGYQFDAAWGDELAKWVHGEACFDNLQFALRLGERPRALFTTTPRPIPLLKRLIADPGTATTHMRTDENAIHLAPGFMAAMAARYGGSRLGRQELDGLMLELREDALFDVAAIERLRVRAAPALRRIVVGVDPPASSTTRSDACGIVAAGLAADGTIYVLADASVQGAKPHVWASAAVTLFERLEADRIVAEVNQGGDMVEAVIRASAPAVPFRAVRASRGKWVRAEPVAALYEQGRVRHAGRFAELEDEMADFGPDGLTGGRSPDRLDALVWAVTALMGPVREPRVRGL; encoded by the coding sequence ATGCTGCCCTGGCACACCGTCGGCCGGCCGGCGCAGCTGCCGCCGGGGGGCGAGTGGCGGCAGTGGCTGCTGATCGGCGGGCGCGGCTCGGGCAAGACGCGGGCGGGGGCCGAATGGGTGAACGCGCTGGCGGCGGGGACGCCGCCCTTCGCGTCGCGGCCGCACGGGCGCATCGCGCTGATCGCCGAGACGCTGGGCGACGCGCGCGAGGTGATGGTCGAGGGCGAGAGCGGGCTGATGCGAGCGGCGCTGGGCGCGCGGCCGGTGCTGGAGGTGACGCGGCGGCGGCTGGTCTACGCCAATGGCGCGGTGGCGCAGATCTTCTCGTCGGAGGACCCGGACGCGCTGCGCGGCTACCAGTTCGACGCCGCTTGGGGCGACGAGCTGGCGAAATGGGTGCATGGCGAGGCGTGTTTCGACAATCTGCAGTTCGCGCTGCGGCTGGGCGAGCGGCCAAGGGCGCTGTTCACCACGACGCCGCGGCCGATCCCGCTCCTGAAGCGGCTGATCGCCGATCCGGGCACCGCGACGACGCACATGCGCACCGACGAGAACGCCATACACCTGGCGCCGGGCTTCATGGCGGCGATGGCGGCGCGCTATGGCGGCTCGCGGCTCGGGCGGCAGGAACTCGACGGGCTGATGCTGGAGCTGCGCGAGGACGCGCTGTTCGACGTCGCGGCGATCGAGCGGCTGCGGGTACGGGCGGCGCCGGCGCTGCGGCGCATCGTCGTCGGCGTCGATCCGCCGGCATCCTCGACGACGCGCTCGGACGCCTGCGGCATCGTCGCGGCGGGGCTGGCCGCGGACGGGACGATCTACGTGCTTGCCGACGCCTCGGTGCAAGGGGCGAAGCCGCATGTCTGGGCGAGCGCGGCGGTGACGCTGTTCGAGCGGCTGGAGGCCGACCGGATCGTCGCCGAGGTGAACCAGGGCGGCGACATGGTCGAGGCGGTGATCCGCGCGAGCGCGCCGGCCGTGCCGTTCCGTGCGGTGCGGGCGAGCCGCGGCAAGTGGGTGCGGGCCGAGCCGGTGGCGGCGCTCTACGAGCAGGGCCGCGTGCGCCACGCCGGACGGTTTGCCGAGCTCGAGGACGAGATGGCGGATTTCGGGCCGGACGGGCTGACCGGCGGGCGCTCGCCCGACCGGCTGGACGCGCTGGTCTGGGCGGTGACGGCGCTGATGGGGCCGGTGCGCGAGCCGCGGGTAAGGGGGTTGTGA
- a CDS encoding phage major capsid protein — protein sequence MNDLSPAAPATKAATPGSRDSFDDFMEAFEGVREANDERLGAIEKRMSADVLTEEKVERISRALDEQERRMERLALKQLRPPLAGNEGGGRALPSERKQAFERYVRAGDERELRRLEEKAMSSLTGADGGFLVPDETETEIGRRLAAISPIRSIATVRTVSASVLKKPFAITGAQTGWVGETEARPQTTAPQLAELSFPTMELYAMPAATNALLDDAAVDIDRWIGEEVEQAFAAQESAAFVSGDGVNKPAGFMTVPTVDEAAWAWGAVGTIASGADGGFAPDTAADVLIDLVYALKAGYRQNASFVMNRRTQAALRKIKDADGNYLWQPPAGAGARATLMGFPMVEAEDMPDIAAGSKAIAFGDFARFYLIVDRQGVRVLRDPYSAKPYVLFYTTKRVGGGVQDFDAAKFLEFSA from the coding sequence ATGAACGATCTCTCTCCCGCCGCCCCGGCGACCAAGGCGGCGACGCCGGGTTCGCGCGACAGCTTCGACGACTTCATGGAGGCGTTCGAGGGGGTCCGCGAGGCCAATGACGAGCGCCTCGGCGCCATCGAGAAGCGCATGAGCGCCGACGTGCTGACCGAGGAGAAGGTCGAGCGAATCTCCCGGGCGCTCGACGAGCAGGAGCGGCGGATGGAACGGCTGGCGCTGAAGCAGCTGCGCCCGCCGCTCGCCGGCAACGAGGGCGGCGGCCGGGCGCTGCCGAGCGAGCGCAAGCAGGCCTTCGAGCGCTATGTGCGGGCCGGCGACGAGCGCGAGCTGCGGCGGCTGGAAGAAAAGGCGATGTCCAGCCTGACCGGGGCGGATGGCGGCTTCCTGGTGCCGGACGAAACCGAGACGGAGATCGGCAGGCGCCTCGCGGCGATCTCGCCGATCCGCTCGATCGCCACGGTGCGCACGGTCTCGGCTTCGGTGCTGAAGAAGCCCTTCGCGATCACCGGGGCGCAGACCGGCTGGGTCGGCGAGACCGAGGCGCGGCCGCAGACGACGGCGCCGCAACTGGCAGAGCTGAGCTTCCCGACCATGGAGCTCTACGCCATGCCGGCGGCGACCAACGCGCTGCTCGACGATGCGGCCGTCGATATCGACCGCTGGATCGGCGAGGAGGTGGAGCAGGCCTTCGCCGCGCAGGAAAGCGCCGCCTTCGTCTCGGGCGACGGGGTGAACAAGCCGGCCGGCTTCATGACCGTGCCGACGGTGGACGAGGCGGCCTGGGCGTGGGGCGCGGTCGGCACGATCGCCAGCGGCGCGGACGGCGGCTTCGCGCCGGACACGGCGGCCGACGTGCTCATCGACCTCGTCTATGCGCTGAAGGCCGGCTACCGGCAGAACGCCAGCTTCGTGATGAACCGGCGCACCCAGGCGGCGCTGCGCAAGATCAAGGACGCCGACGGCAACTATCTCTGGCAGCCGCCGGCGGGCGCCGGGGCGCGGGCGACGCTGATGGGCTTCCCGATGGTCGAGGCTGAGGACATGCCGGACATCGCGGCGGGATCGAAGGCGATCGCCTTCGGCGACTTCGCCCGGTTCTACCTGATCGTCGACCGGCAGGGGGTGCGGGTGCTGCGCGACCCCTATTCGGCCAAGCCGTACGTCCTGTTCTACACGACCAAGCGGGTCGGCGGCGGGGTGCAGGACTTCGACGCCGCCAAGTTCCTTGAGTTCTCCGCCTGA